One Brachybacterium kimchii genomic window carries:
- the tkt gene encoding transketolase — MSESFKGIDGWTDLDKRAIDTVRTLAADAVQKVGNGHPGTAISLAPAAYLLYQDIMRHDPSDTGWLGRDRFVLSAGHSSLTQYIQLYLGGFGLELEDIESLRTWGSKTPGHPEVGHTKGVETTTGPLGQGLATAVGMAMAQRRERGLFDPEAPAGESPFDRFTYAIASDGDMQEGVTNEASSIAGTQELGNLIVLWDDNDISIEGHTDIAFTEDTAARYEALGWDVHHVDWTHGGTEYVEDVAALKTAIEDAKKVTDKPSFIALRTVIAWPAPTKQGTGAAHGSALGDEEVAGLKKALGLDPEKTFDVPAEVLDRTRELVQRGKEAHAAWDEKLASWREANADRAALLDRLVAGKLPDGWADALPTFEADAKGLATRAASGKVLNALAPVLPELWGGSADLAGSNNTTMDGEPSFIPKDRSTKEFSGDEYGRTLHFGIREHAMGAILSGINLDELTRAYGGTFLQFSDYMRGAVRLSALMGVDNIYVWTHDSIGLGEDGPTHQPVEHLAALRAIPGLDVVRPADANETAAAWKATIERRERPIGLILSRQALPTLDRSEYASTDGVARGGYVLKDAGSGEPEVILIATGSEVQYAVEAQKQLEEAGTPTRVVSMPSVEWFEDQDEAYRESVLPRGVRARVSVEAGIAQSWFKYLGDAGRAVSLEHYGASADAATLFREYGFTADAVVAAAKESIEAAQS, encoded by the coding sequence GTGAGCGAATCGTTCAAGGGAATCGACGGCTGGACCGACCTGGACAAGCGCGCGATCGACACGGTGCGCACCCTCGCGGCGGACGCCGTCCAGAAGGTCGGGAACGGCCACCCGGGGACGGCGATCAGCCTCGCCCCGGCCGCCTACCTGCTGTACCAGGACATCATGCGCCACGACCCCTCGGACACCGGGTGGCTGGGCCGCGATCGCTTCGTCCTCTCCGCAGGCCACTCGAGCCTCACCCAGTACATCCAGCTCTACCTCGGCGGATTCGGCCTCGAGCTCGAGGACATCGAGTCCCTGCGCACCTGGGGCTCGAAGACCCCGGGCCACCCCGAGGTCGGCCACACCAAGGGCGTGGAGACCACCACCGGCCCGCTCGGCCAGGGCCTGGCGACCGCCGTCGGCATGGCCATGGCGCAGCGCCGCGAGCGCGGCCTGTTCGACCCCGAGGCCCCCGCGGGCGAGAGCCCCTTCGACCGCTTCACCTACGCGATCGCCTCCGACGGCGACATGCAGGAGGGCGTGACCAACGAGGCCTCCTCGATCGCCGGCACCCAGGAGCTGGGCAACCTGATCGTCCTGTGGGACGACAACGACATCTCGATCGAGGGCCACACCGACATCGCCTTCACCGAGGACACGGCGGCCCGCTACGAGGCGCTGGGCTGGGACGTCCACCACGTGGACTGGACCCACGGCGGCACCGAGTACGTCGAGGACGTCGCCGCCCTCAAGACCGCCATCGAGGACGCCAAGAAGGTCACCGACAAGCCGTCCTTCATCGCCCTGCGCACCGTGATCGCCTGGCCCGCTCCCACCAAGCAGGGCACCGGCGCCGCCCACGGATCCGCCCTGGGCGACGAGGAGGTCGCGGGCCTCAAGAAGGCGCTCGGCCTGGATCCCGAGAAGACCTTCGACGTCCCCGCCGAGGTCCTCGACCGCACCCGCGAGCTCGTGCAGCGCGGCAAGGAGGCGCACGCCGCCTGGGACGAGAAGCTCGCGAGCTGGCGCGAGGCCAACGCCGACCGCGCCGCGCTGCTGGACCGGCTCGTCGCCGGGAAGCTCCCCGACGGCTGGGCCGACGCCCTGCCGACCTTCGAGGCCGACGCCAAGGGCCTGGCCACCCGCGCCGCATCCGGCAAGGTGCTGAACGCCCTCGCCCCGGTGCTGCCCGAGCTCTGGGGCGGCTCGGCCGACCTCGCCGGCTCGAACAACACCACCATGGACGGCGAGCCCTCCTTCATCCCGAAGGACCGCTCGACCAAGGAGTTCTCGGGCGACGAGTACGGCCGCACGCTGCACTTCGGCATCCGCGAGCACGCCATGGGCGCGATCCTCTCCGGGATCAACCTCGACGAGCTCACCCGCGCCTACGGCGGCACGTTCCTGCAGTTCTCGGACTACATGCGCGGCGCCGTGCGCCTCTCGGCCCTGATGGGCGTGGACAACATCTACGTGTGGACCCACGACTCCATCGGCCTGGGCGAGGACGGCCCCACCCACCAGCCGGTCGAGCACCTCGCCGCGCTGCGCGCCATCCCGGGCCTGGACGTCGTCCGCCCGGCCGACGCCAACGAGACGGCCGCCGCCTGGAAGGCGACGATCGAGCGCCGCGAGCGCCCGATCGGCCTGATCCTCTCCCGCCAGGCCCTGCCGACGCTGGACCGCAGCGAGTACGCGAGCACCGACGGCGTCGCCCGGGGCGGGTACGTCCTCAAGGACGCCGGCAGCGGCGAGCCCGAGGTCATCCTCATCGCCACCGGCTCCGAGGTGCAGTACGCCGTCGAGGCGCAGAAGCAGCTCGAGGAGGCCGGCACGCCGACCCGCGTGGTCTCCATGCCGTCCGTCGAGTGGTTCGAGGACCAGGACGAAGCCTACCGCGAGTCGGTCCTCCCCCGCGGCGTCCGCGCCCGGGTGAGCGTCGAGGCGGGCATCGCCCAGTCCTGGTTCAAGTACCTGGGCGACGCGGGCCGCGCCGTCAGCCTCGAGCACTACGGCGCCTCCGCGGACGCGGCCACGCTCTTCCGCGAGTACGGCTTCACGGCCGACGCGGTGGTGGCCGCCGCGAAGGAGTCCATCGAGGCCGCACAGAGCTGA
- the tal gene encoding transaldolase, whose product MTQNTRTQALSDAGVSIWLDDLSRGRLTSGNLQELVDTKNIVGVTTNPSIFQAAISGAQDYDADIAELAKAGKDVDAVVEKLTTDDVRSAADLFAPVAEATEGQDGRVSIEVDPRLAHETEKTIAQAHRLSEIVDRSNVMIKIPATKEGLPAITEVIGAGISVNVTLIFSVDRYREVIDAYLAGLEKADAAGIDLSTIRSVGSFFVSRFDTEIDARLEKLGGDALELRGKAGVANARVAFGVYLEKFSSERFEKLAAKGARVQRALWASTGVKNPEYADTMYVDQLVASPTVNTMPEKTLDAVADHSELGKALDAEAAQASAADLEKISAAGVDLDDVYAVLEREGVEKFEKAWNELLETVAAQIASA is encoded by the coding sequence ATGACCCAGAACACCCGCACCCAGGCCCTCTCTGACGCCGGCGTGTCGATCTGGCTGGACGACCTCTCCCGCGGTCGCCTGACCTCCGGCAACCTCCAGGAGCTCGTGGACACGAAGAACATCGTGGGCGTCACCACCAACCCCTCGATCTTCCAGGCCGCCATCTCCGGCGCCCAGGACTACGACGCCGACATCGCCGAGCTCGCGAAGGCCGGCAAGGACGTCGACGCGGTCGTCGAGAAGCTCACGACCGATGACGTCCGCTCCGCCGCCGACCTCTTCGCCCCGGTCGCCGAGGCCACCGAGGGCCAGGACGGCCGCGTCTCGATCGAGGTCGACCCGCGCCTGGCGCACGAGACCGAGAAGACGATCGCGCAGGCCCACCGCCTCAGCGAGATCGTGGACCGCAGCAACGTGATGATCAAGATCCCCGCGACCAAGGAGGGCCTGCCGGCCATCACCGAGGTGATCGGCGCGGGCATCAGCGTCAACGTGACCCTCATCTTCTCCGTGGACCGCTACCGCGAGGTCATCGACGCCTACCTGGCGGGCCTGGAGAAGGCCGACGCCGCCGGCATCGACCTCTCGACCATCCGCTCGGTCGGCTCGTTCTTCGTCTCGCGCTTCGACACCGAGATCGACGCCCGCCTGGAGAAGCTGGGCGGCGACGCCCTGGAGCTGCGCGGCAAGGCGGGCGTGGCGAACGCCCGCGTGGCCTTCGGCGTGTACCTCGAGAAGTTCTCCTCGGAGCGCTTCGAGAAGCTGGCCGCGAAGGGCGCCCGCGTGCAGCGCGCGCTGTGGGCCTCGACCGGTGTGAAGAACCCCGAGTACGCCGACACCATGTACGTCGACCAGCTGGTCGCCTCCCCCACCGTGAACACGATGCCGGAGAAGACGCTCGACGCGGTCGCCGACCACTCCGAGCTCGGGAAGGCCCTGGACGCGGAGGCCGCGCAGGCCTCGGCCGCGGACCTCGAGAAGATCTCCGCCGCGGGCGTCGACCTCGACGACGTCTACGCCGTCCTCGAGCGCGAGGGCGTCGAGAAGTTCGAGAAGGCCTGGAACGAGCTGCTCGAGACCGTCGCGGCGCAGATCGCCTCGGCCTGA
- the zwf gene encoding glucose-6-phosphate dehydrogenase gives MIVNTTPTPRNPLRDPRDRRLPLIAGPSSMVMFGVTGDLARKKLLPAIYDLAHRGLLPPSFGLVGYGRRDWSHDDFADYVRTSVTEHARTEFDESTFEQLRGGLRFVTGTFDDTAAFQKLTEVVEELDRTRGTGGNHAFYLSIPPDAFPQVCSQLANSGLNTPRDGSWRRVVIEKPFGHDLASAKELNDVVEKVFRPEDVFRIDHYLGKETVQNILAFRFANQMFEPIWNANYVDHVQVTMAEDIGIGSRAGYYDGIGTARDVIQNHLLQLLALTAMEEPISFDAKELRTEKEKVLEAISLPDDLSLHTARGQYVAGLQGGEEVKGYLEEDGIPADSTTETFAAMRLDVNTRRWAGVPFYLRAGKRLGRRVTEIAVVFKSAPFLPFSSTDTADLGQNAIVIRVQPDEGVTMRFGSKVPGTQMEVRDVNMDFQYGSSFTEESPEAYERLILDMLLGDPPLFPRQREVELSWEILDPITDYWAKNLPPAPYRPGTWGPETANEMLTRDGRAWRRP, from the coding sequence ATGATCGTGAACACGACCCCCACTCCGCGCAATCCGCTGCGCGATCCCCGTGATCGGCGCCTGCCGCTGATCGCGGGTCCGAGCTCGATGGTGATGTTCGGCGTCACCGGAGACCTCGCCCGCAAGAAGCTCCTCCCCGCGATCTACGACCTGGCCCACCGGGGCCTGCTGCCCCCGAGCTTCGGCCTGGTCGGCTACGGGCGCCGCGACTGGAGCCATGACGACTTCGCCGACTACGTCCGCACGTCCGTCACCGAGCACGCCCGCACCGAGTTCGACGAGTCGACCTTCGAGCAGCTGCGCGGCGGCCTGCGCTTCGTCACCGGCACCTTCGACGACACGGCCGCCTTCCAGAAGCTCACGGAGGTCGTCGAGGAGCTCGACCGCACCCGCGGCACGGGCGGCAACCACGCCTTCTACCTCTCGATCCCGCCGGACGCGTTCCCGCAGGTCTGCTCGCAGCTGGCGAACTCGGGACTGAACACCCCGCGCGACGGCTCGTGGCGCCGCGTGGTCATCGAGAAGCCCTTCGGCCACGACCTGGCCTCCGCGAAGGAGCTCAACGACGTCGTGGAGAAGGTCTTCCGCCCGGAGGACGTCTTCCGCATCGATCACTACCTGGGCAAGGAGACGGTCCAGAACATCCTCGCGTTCCGCTTCGCGAACCAGATGTTCGAGCCGATCTGGAACGCGAACTACGTCGACCACGTGCAGGTCACGATGGCCGAGGACATCGGCATCGGCTCGCGTGCGGGCTACTACGACGGCATCGGCACCGCGCGCGACGTCATCCAGAACCACCTCCTGCAGCTGCTCGCGCTGACCGCGATGGAGGAGCCCATCTCCTTCGACGCGAAGGAGCTGCGCACGGAGAAGGAGAAGGTCCTCGAGGCCATCTCCCTGCCCGACGACCTCTCCCTGCACACCGCCCGCGGGCAGTACGTCGCGGGACTGCAGGGCGGCGAGGAGGTCAAGGGCTACCTCGAGGAGGACGGCATCCCCGCCGACTCCACGACCGAGACGTTCGCCGCGATGCGCCTGGACGTGAACACCCGCCGCTGGGCCGGGGTCCCGTTCTACCTGCGCGCGGGCAAGCGCCTGGGCCGCCGCGTCACCGAGATCGCCGTGGTCTTCAAGTCCGCCCCGTTCCTGCCGTTCTCCTCCACGGACACCGCGGACCTCGGCCAGAACGCGATCGTGATCCGCGTCCAGCCCGACGAGGGCGTGACCATGCGGTTCGGCTCCAAGGTCCCCGGCACCCAGATGGAGGTGCGGGACGTGAACATGGACTTCCAGTACGGGTCCTCGTTCACCGAGGAATCGCCCGAGGCCTACGAGCGGCTGATCCTGGACATGCTCCTGGGCGACCCGCCGCTGTTCCCGCGCCAGCGGGAGGTCGAGCTGTCCTGGGAGATCCTCGACCCGATCACCGACTACTGGGCGAAGAACCTTCCGCCCGCTCCGTACCGCCCCGGCACCTGGGGCCCGGAGACCGCCAACGAGATGCTCACGCGCGACGGACGCGCCTGGAGGCGACCGTGA
- the pgl gene encoding 6-phosphogluconolactonase codes for MITTLNDTTASAVDKKMTQMRETFGATTVGSVLTLIIVATGEDIDQPLQAAVQASHEHPSRVIVVDADTDAETGLDAEIRVGRDAGAGEIVILRARGDVMSSLDTLITPLLLPDAPIVTWWPEDAPSSPVHDVLGSISQRRITDAASSSDPDATLKRLRRGYSSGDSDLSWARITRWRGLAATAYETPPISLPRSVSVAGPAGDPSVRLLAAWLALELGLEVDIETVDGCPAGPQSLVFEREDGTVALRRGEGDSVIISLPGDQEDQRVPVPASSLYELLAEELRRLDPDEVYGEVLAHAFSKVEDASTFAKGKPEPTDAVSESLEAAAVRAADDVAARLAEAISARGEAHLVVTGGTIGTATADALPVAFVEHEVDPAAVHVWWGDERFVDADSEDRNDQSVRVGFLEKIAFAPGKVHPVPSTSSGMSLDEAAAWYGQELDRAGGDRPFRTRGEAFFDVLLLGVGPDGHVASLFPRHPAQQLDGASAVAVVDSPKPPPLRVSLTWPVLNSARHVGLLAAGAEKADAVARAHRGIDPWEVPASSVRGLESTTWYLDESSATGLRKG; via the coding sequence GTGATCACCACTCTGAACGACACCACCGCATCCGCCGTCGACAAGAAGATGACGCAGATGCGCGAGACCTTCGGCGCGACCACCGTGGGCAGCGTGCTCACGCTGATCATCGTCGCGACCGGCGAGGACATCGATCAGCCCCTGCAGGCCGCCGTGCAGGCCAGCCACGAGCACCCCTCGCGGGTCATCGTGGTCGATGCCGACACCGACGCCGAGACCGGACTGGACGCGGAGATCCGCGTGGGCCGCGACGCGGGAGCCGGCGAGATCGTCATCCTCCGCGCCCGGGGCGACGTCATGTCCAGCCTGGACACCCTCATCACCCCGCTGCTGCTGCCCGACGCCCCGATCGTCACCTGGTGGCCCGAGGACGCCCCGTCCTCGCCCGTCCACGACGTCCTGGGCTCGATCTCCCAGCGCCGCATCACCGACGCCGCCTCCTCGAGCGACCCCGACGCGACCCTCAAGCGCCTGCGCCGCGGCTACTCCAGCGGCGACTCCGACCTCTCCTGGGCCCGCATCACCCGCTGGCGCGGACTGGCCGCCACGGCCTACGAGACCCCGCCGATCTCCCTCCCGCGCAGCGTGAGCGTCGCCGGCCCCGCGGGCGATCCCTCGGTGCGCCTGCTGGCCGCATGGCTCGCCCTCGAGCTCGGCCTCGAGGTCGACATCGAGACCGTCGACGGCTGCCCCGCCGGCCCCCAGTCCCTCGTCTTCGAGCGCGAGGACGGGACCGTGGCCCTGCGCCGCGGCGAGGGCGACAGCGTCATCATCTCCCTGCCCGGCGACCAGGAGGACCAGCGCGTCCCCGTGCCCGCGAGCTCTCTCTACGAGCTCCTCGCCGAGGAGCTGCGCCGCCTGGACCCCGACGAGGTCTACGGCGAGGTCCTCGCCCACGCCTTCTCCAAGGTCGAGGACGCCTCGACCTTCGCGAAGGGCAAGCCGGAGCCGACGGACGCCGTCTCCGAGTCCCTCGAGGCCGCCGCCGTGCGCGCCGCCGACGACGTGGCCGCCCGCCTCGCCGAGGCGATCTCGGCGCGCGGCGAGGCGCACCTCGTGGTCACCGGAGGCACCATCGGCACCGCCACCGCCGACGCCCTCCCCGTCGCCTTCGTCGAGCACGAGGTCGACCCGGCCGCCGTGCACGTGTGGTGGGGCGACGAGCGCTTCGTCGACGCCGACTCGGAGGACCGCAACGACCAGTCGGTGCGCGTCGGCTTCCTCGAGAAGATCGCCTTCGCACCCGGCAAGGTGCATCCGGTCCCCTCGACCTCGAGCGGCATGTCCCTCGACGAGGCCGCCGCCTGGTACGGCCAGGAGCTGGATCGCGCGGGCGGCGACCGTCCGTTCCGCACCCGCGGCGAGGCGTTCTTCGACGTGCTGCTGCTGGGCGTCGGTCCCGACGGCCACGTGGCCTCGCTGTTCCCGCGCCATCCCGCGCAGCAGCTCGACGGCGCGAGCGCCGTGGCCGTGGTCGACTCCCCCAAGCCGCCGCCGCTGCGGGTGTCGCTGACCTGGCCCGTGCTGAACTCCGCGCGCCACGTGGGCCTGCTGGCCGCCGGCGCGGAGAAGGCCGACGCGGTCGCGCGCGCCCACCGGGGCATCGACCCGTGGGAGGTCCCGGCCTCCTCGGTGCGCGGGCTCGAGTCCACCACCTGGTACCTCGACGAGTCCTCGGCGACGGGCCTGCGGAAGGGCTGA
- the secG gene encoding preprotein translocase subunit SecG yields the protein MDLNLLKLILQIVLAITGVAVILLVLLHRGKGGGLSDMFGGGVSSSASASGVAERNLDRLTVTLAVVFGAAAVGLGVIERFM from the coding sequence GTGGACCTCAACCTGCTCAAGCTGATCCTGCAGATCGTGCTGGCGATCACCGGCGTCGCAGTGATCCTGCTGGTGCTGCTGCACCGCGGCAAGGGCGGCGGCCTGTCCGACATGTTCGGCGGCGGCGTGTCCTCCTCCGCGAGCGCCTCCGGCGTCGCCGAGCGCAACCTCGACCGCCTCACGGTCACCCTCGCCGTCGTGTTCGGCGCCGCGGCCGTGGGCCTGGGAGTGATCGAGCGCTTCATGTGA
- the tpiA gene encoding triose-phosphate isomerase, with amino-acid sequence MSTTRTPLMAGNWKMNLDWKQGLSLVEDLGDALKGLDTSAVEAAVLPPFVDLRTVQTAVDAGKLPISYGSQDVSEHESGAFTGEVSASMLTALGATYATIGHSERRQYHGETEQVTNAKVKAALGGGLTPILCVGEPLEERKAGTQVEYTLAQLEGGLEGVDAAQVGSLVVAYEPVWAIGTGEVATPDDAQEVCGAIRDWVRTAHGEAAADAVRVLYGGSVKSSNVAELMTKPDVDGALVGGASLKADEFAKIVRYQDA; translated from the coding sequence ATGAGCACCACCCGCACCCCGCTGATGGCGGGCAACTGGAAGATGAACCTCGACTGGAAGCAGGGCCTGTCCCTCGTCGAGGACCTGGGCGATGCCCTCAAGGGGCTGGACACCTCCGCGGTCGAGGCGGCCGTGCTGCCTCCGTTCGTGGACCTGCGCACCGTGCAGACGGCCGTGGACGCCGGGAAGCTCCCGATCTCCTACGGGTCCCAGGACGTGTCCGAGCACGAGTCCGGTGCGTTCACCGGCGAGGTCTCCGCCTCCATGCTCACCGCCCTCGGCGCGACCTACGCGACCATCGGCCACTCCGAGCGCCGCCAGTACCACGGTGAGACCGAGCAGGTCACGAACGCCAAGGTGAAGGCGGCCCTCGGCGGAGGGCTCACGCCGATCCTCTGCGTCGGCGAGCCGCTCGAGGAGCGGAAGGCGGGCACGCAGGTCGAGTACACGCTCGCCCAGCTCGAGGGCGGGCTCGAGGGCGTCGACGCCGCACAGGTCGGTTCCCTCGTCGTCGCCTACGAGCCGGTCTGGGCGATCGGCACCGGCGAGGTCGCGACCCCGGACGACGCCCAGGAGGTGTGCGGCGCGATCCGCGACTGGGTGCGCACCGCCCACGGCGAGGCCGCGGCGGATGCCGTGCGCGTCCTCTACGGCGGCTCCGTGAAGTCCTCGAACGTCGCCGAGCTGATGACGAAGCCCGATGTGGACGGCGCCCTCGTGGGCGGTGCCTCGCTGAAGGCCGACGAGTTCGCGAAGATCGTCCGCTACCAGGACGCCTGA
- a CDS encoding phosphoglycerate kinase yields the protein MLKTIASLGDLRGKRVIVRADLNVPLDGTTITDDGRIRAALPTISTLTDAGARVVVISHLGRPKGAPEEKYSLRPVVGRLSELLGADVAFATDTVGDSARETVDGLADGRVAILENLRFNPGETSKDEGERRAFAEQIAALGDAFVSDGFGVVHRKQASVYELAQLLPSAAGELVSSEVEALRKVTDDPERPFVVILGGAKIADKLGVIENLLTKADRILIGGGMAYTFLKAQGHEIGKSLLDAERVDTVRQYLETAQRNGVELVLPVDTVVAREFSADAEPTTVPADQIPADQEGMDIGPRTAELFAEKIADARTVFWNGPMGVFEFETFARGTKDVATALAGADGFTVIGGGDSAAAVRTLGFDESAFSHISTGGGASLELIEGKELPGIAVLEEDHA from the coding sequence GTGCTGAAGACCATCGCGTCGCTCGGCGACCTGCGCGGCAAGCGGGTCATCGTCCGCGCCGACCTCAACGTGCCGCTGGACGGCACCACGATCACCGACGACGGCCGCATCCGCGCCGCCCTGCCCACGATCTCGACGCTCACAGACGCCGGTGCGCGCGTCGTCGTGATCTCCCACCTCGGCCGACCGAAGGGCGCCCCCGAGGAGAAGTACTCGCTGCGCCCCGTCGTCGGGCGGCTGTCCGAGCTCCTCGGCGCCGACGTCGCCTTCGCGACCGACACCGTGGGCGACAGCGCCCGGGAGACCGTGGACGGCCTCGCCGACGGCCGGGTCGCGATCCTCGAGAACCTCCGCTTCAACCCGGGGGAGACCTCGAAGGACGAGGGCGAGCGCCGCGCGTTCGCCGAGCAGATCGCCGCGCTCGGCGACGCCTTCGTCTCCGACGGCTTCGGCGTCGTCCACCGCAAGCAGGCCTCCGTGTACGAGCTCGCGCAGCTGCTGCCCTCCGCCGCCGGCGAGCTCGTGAGCAGCGAGGTCGAGGCGCTGCGCAAGGTGACCGACGACCCGGAGCGCCCCTTCGTGGTGATCCTCGGCGGCGCCAAGATCGCCGACAAGCTCGGCGTCATCGAGAACCTGCTGACCAAGGCCGATCGGATCCTCATCGGCGGCGGCATGGCGTACACCTTCCTCAAGGCCCAGGGCCATGAGATCGGCAAGTCCCTGCTGGACGCCGAGCGCGTCGACACCGTGCGCCAGTACCTCGAGACGGCGCAGCGCAACGGCGTCGAGCTCGTGCTGCCCGTGGACACGGTCGTCGCGCGGGAGTTCTCGGCCGACGCGGAGCCGACGACGGTCCCCGCCGACCAGATCCCCGCCGACCAGGAGGGCATGGACATCGGCCCGAGGACCGCGGAGCTGTTCGCGGAGAAGATTGCCGATGCGCGCACCGTCTTCTGGAACGGCCCGATGGGGGTCTTCGAGTTCGAGACCTTCGCGCGCGGCACGAAGGACGTCGCCACGGCCCTCGCCGGGGCCGACGGCTTCACCGTGATCGGCGGCGGCGACTCCGCGGCCGCCGTGCGCACCCTGGGCTTCGACGAGTCCGCGTTCTCGCACATCTCGACCGGCGGCGGTGCGAGCCTCGAGCTGATCGAGGGCAAGGAGCTGCCGGGCATCGCCGTCCTGGAGGAGGACCACGCATGA
- the gap gene encoding type I glyceraldehyde-3-phosphate dehydrogenase — MTTKVGINGFGRIGRNFLRAALEQGADIEVVGVNDLTDNATLANLIKYDSIGGVLPYEVSHDDDSITVGDLTFKAFAERDPKNIPWGEIGADVVIESTGIFTDAEKAKAHLEGGAKKVIISAPAKNEDATFVIGVNEGDYDPAKHDIVSNASCTTNSLAPVAKVLNDEFGIVKGLMTTVHAYTSDQVLQDGPHKDPRRARAAALNIVPTTTGAAKAVALVLPELKGKLDGYSLRVPVPTGSITDLTFEASREVTAEEINAAVKKAAEGPLKGILRYTEDPIVSKDIEHDPHSSIFDSQLTKVNGNLVKVFTWYDNEWGFSNRLVELTSLVGKSL, encoded by the coding sequence GTGACCACTAAGGTCGGAATCAACGGATTCGGTCGCATCGGGCGCAACTTCCTGCGCGCCGCCCTCGAGCAGGGTGCCGACATCGAGGTCGTGGGCGTCAACGATCTGACGGACAACGCGACGCTCGCCAACCTCATCAAGTACGACTCCATCGGCGGCGTGCTTCCCTACGAGGTCAGCCACGACGACGACTCCATCACCGTCGGCGACCTCACCTTCAAGGCCTTCGCCGAGCGCGACCCGAAGAACATCCCGTGGGGCGAGATCGGCGCGGACGTCGTCATCGAGTCCACCGGCATCTTCACGGACGCCGAGAAGGCCAAGGCCCACCTCGAGGGCGGTGCGAAGAAGGTCATCATCTCCGCTCCCGCGAAGAACGAGGACGCGACCTTCGTCATCGGCGTGAACGAGGGCGACTACGACCCGGCGAAGCACGACATCGTCTCGAACGCCTCGTGCACCACCAACAGCCTCGCCCCCGTGGCCAAGGTGCTGAACGACGAGTTCGGCATCGTCAAGGGCCTCATGACCACGGTCCACGCCTACACCTCGGACCAGGTCCTGCAGGACGGCCCGCACAAGGACCCGCGCCGCGCCCGCGCCGCCGCCCTGAACATCGTGCCCACCACGACCGGCGCCGCCAAGGCCGTCGCGCTCGTGCTGCCCGAGCTCAAGGGCAAGCTCGACGGCTACTCGCTGCGCGTGCCGGTCCCCACCGGCTCGATCACGGACCTCACCTTCGAGGCCTCCCGCGAGGTCACCGCCGAGGAGATCAACGCCGCGGTGAAGAAGGCCGCCGAGGGCCCGCTCAAGGGCATCCTGCGGTACACCGAGGACCCGATCGTCTCCAAGGACATCGAGCACGATCCGCACTCCTCGATCTTCGACAGCCAGCTCACCAAGGTGAACGGCAACCTCGTCAAGGTCTTCACCTGGTACGACAACGAGTGGGGCTTCTCCAACCGCCTCGTCGAGCTCACCTCGCTCGTCGGCAAGAGCCTCTGA
- the whiA gene encoding DNA-binding protein WhiA has protein sequence MALTADAKEELSRIDVARPSARKAEAAAMLRFAGGLHLQGGRVVIEAELDSAATARRLRAIIADVYGHGSEIAVLAPSGIRRSTTYIVRVHGDGAVLARQTGLLDARGRPVRGMPPAVVGGAAVDAEAAWRGAFLARGSLTEPGRSSALELGCPGPEVALAMVGAARRLGIASKAREVRGGDRVVLRDGDAIAALLTRMGAHQTVLVWEERRTRREVRATAHRLANFDDANLRRSARAAVAAGQRVERALEILGDEVPEHLREAGRLRVEHRQASLEELGRHADPPMTKDAVAGRIRRLLAMADKRAEELGVPGTDEVGEGGEDARS, from the coding sequence ATGGCATTGACCGCTGACGCCAAGGAGGAGCTGTCCCGGATCGACGTGGCGCGCCCGTCGGCCCGCAAGGCGGAGGCCGCGGCGATGCTGCGCTTCGCGGGCGGCCTGCATCTGCAGGGCGGGCGCGTGGTGATCGAGGCCGAGCTGGACAGCGCGGCGACCGCGCGGCGGCTGCGCGCGATCATCGCCGACGTCTACGGGCACGGCAGCGAGATCGCGGTGCTCGCGCCGTCGGGGATCCGCCGCTCGACGACGTACATCGTGCGGGTGCACGGCGACGGGGCGGTGCTCGCCCGCCAGACGGGCCTGCTGGACGCCCGCGGGCGTCCCGTGCGAGGGATGCCGCCCGCCGTCGTCGGCGGCGCCGCGGTGGACGCCGAGGCCGCCTGGCGCGGCGCCTTCCTCGCCCGCGGCTCGCTCACCGAGCCGGGCCGCAGCTCCGCGCTCGAGCTCGGCTGCCCGGGGCCCGAGGTCGCGCTCGCGATGGTGGGGGCCGCCCGGCGCCTGGGCATCGCCTCGAAGGCCCGCGAGGTCCGCGGGGGCGACCGCGTGGTGCTGCGCGACGGCGACGCGATCGCCGCGCTGCTCACGCGCATGGGCGCCCACCAGACCGTGCTGGTCTGGGAGGAGCGGCGCACGCGCCGCGAGGTCCGCGCGACCGCCCACCGCCTCGCGAACTTCGACGACGCCAACCTGCGCCGCTCGGCGCGGGCCGCGGTCGCCGCGGGGCAGCGCGTGGAGCGGGCGCTGGAGATCCTGGGGGACGAGGTCCCCGAGCACCTGCGCGAGGCGGGCCGCCTGCGCGTCGAGCACCGCCAGGCGAGCCTCGAGGAGCTGGGCCGCCACGCCGATCCGCCGATGACCAAGGACGCGGTCGCGGGGCGCATCCGCCGCCTGCTCGCGATGGCGGACAAGCGCGCCGAGGAGCTCGGCGTCCCCGGCACCGACGAGGTCGGCGAGGGCGGGGAGGACGCGCGCTCCTGA